The Flavobacterium sp. K5-23 genome segment TATGATTTGCCAACAGACTTGTTGAAATCAAGACTTTTAGCTATGAATGCCAAGTCCCCTTTCCGTATTGAATATAATGAGAGTCTGGAAAACGTGATTAAGTCTTTTTTAAAATACCGAAAAAGATCTTTTGAAAGATTAATGGCCATTTCTGAATACTATTTCCCAATGTTTGAAGAGGCTTTCGCCAAACAAAATGTACCCCTTGAGATCAAATATCTTGCGGTCGTAGAATCAGCTTTAAATCCTAAAGCAGTTTCTAAAATGGGCGCAACTGGTCTTTGGCAGTTTATGTATCAAACAGGAAAACAATACAATCTTAAGATTGACTCCTATGTGGATGAACGAAGCGATCCTTTGAAAGCTACAGCAGCTGCCGCACAATATATGACCAACATGCATTCTATTTTTGGCGACTGGGAATTAGTTTTAGCTTCGTATAATTCGGGTCCTGGAAATGTTTCTAAAGCAATTAGACGTTCTGGAGGTCAGCAAAATTATTGGAATATTCGAAAAAACCTACCTAAGGAAACACAAGGATATGTTCCTGCTTTCCTTGCAACAATGTACATTTATGAATACCATAAAGAACATGGAATAAAACCGGATAGAGCTATTTTGCCTCATTTTGCAACAGACACGGTTATGCTTAAAAGACAAATGTCATTCAAGCAAATTTCTGACTTACTGGATGTTCCTATGACACAATTGCAACTTTTAAATCCTTCTTATAAGTTAAACGTGATTCCGTTTTATGAAGATCGTAGTCATTTTTTAAGATTGCCAAAAGACAAGATTGCCGTTTTTACTTCTAATGAAGATAAAATTTATACCTACGTTCAACACGAAATGGATCTTCGTGAAAAACCTTTTCAATTTTCTAAAGCAATTGCTGTAAAAGAAACTACGAGTTCATCAATGCAGAATAACATTGGAACCAAAACAAACTTTTACAAGGTGAAACGTGGGGATAACCTTGGGGTAATTGCCACTAAATACAATGTTGATATTTCCGATTTAAAAAAATGGAACGGACTTAAAAGCAATGCTATCGTTTCTGGGGCCAATTTGAAAATTATGGTGACCGAATCTATTGCTGCTGTTAAAAAAGAAGTGGTTGCTGAAAAATTAACTACCGATAACCATAGAATTGTTACCGCTGAGACAAAAGCACATAAAGAGGATAAAATTAAAAAAACGGATTCCATTGCCACTGGCCATACCACTTATTATG includes the following:
- a CDS encoding LysM peptidoglycan-binding domain-containing protein; the protein is MNIKNTTVIFLLLLSIPLFSQKFVENKGISNAVYLDSIKRSFVNDELATCVDSMWMKELTNLDLYNDITYDIENLNVDKKVDYDLPTDLLKSRLLAMNAKSPFRIEYNESLENVIKSFLKYRKRSFERLMAISEYYFPMFEEAFAKQNVPLEIKYLAVVESALNPKAVSKMGATGLWQFMYQTGKQYNLKIDSYVDERSDPLKATAAAAQYMTNMHSIFGDWELVLASYNSGPGNVSKAIRRSGGQQNYWNIRKNLPKETQGYVPAFLATMYIYEYHKEHGIKPDRAILPHFATDTVMLKRQMSFKQISDLLDVPMTQLQLLNPSYKLNVIPFYEDRSHFLRLPKDKIAVFTSNEDKIYTYVQHEMDLREKPFQFSKAIAVKETTSSSMQNNIGTKTNFYKVKRGDNLGVIATKYNVDISDLKKWNGLKSNAIVSGANLKIMVTESIAAVKKEVVAEKLTTDNHRIVTAETKAHKEDKIKKTDSIATGHTTYYVVQKGDNLGNIAKKHNVTIADITNWNHISGNTINLGASLQVSAADVESKTEIASAPELKDIEYVVQKGDNLGNISKKFGTALADLREWNKLQDNNIALGSTLIVAKNEIAIITSNAVASSYKKNELSTAKKMEADYHVKKGDSLYSIAKKYPGVTISDLKKWNDIKPEGIKPGMKLKING